A region from the Aegilops tauschii subsp. strangulata cultivar AL8/78 chromosome 5, Aet v6.0, whole genome shotgun sequence genome encodes:
- the LOC141022488 gene encoding uncharacterized protein, translating into MITMATDLGKGPASYSKCMIRQGSDLCYARCNLCGGVDDATNQASEVGNFHQPTSLNEEHGNQMNERAGLFHDSYSAAANLMDVQTPLRVLGPVDFADHLRNRYPSLVRDELTFMLKEQNAKCQREINTARVNIQADMIKFVDKLMTSLSNRCICCFARGFTDCPARAIAIETSPADTMTTPAGPKIPGVRLDMSACKGDMSRTRVASEVLPDQQQAKRPRHDDDLPATLKAGILQFARHTMQEISERFIDLPNDGRTTVFGERTAGLPGRKYVHGPGFQTDPWIRGVVPCPPQPYVSQLLEEFFATAPPEVLSRCSYESLLAQIFFLLILYVAE; encoded by the exons ATGATTACAATGGCAACTGACTTGGGGAAGGGCCCTGCTTCGTACTCAAAATGCATG ATCCGTCAGGGTAGTGATTTGTGCTATGCTCGTTGCAATTTATGTGGAGGTGTTGACGACGCCACGAATCAGGCATCAGAAGTTGGCAATTTTCACCAGCCAACCAGTCTAAATGAGGAGCATGGAAATCAAATGAATGAGAGAGCAGGGTTGTTTCATGATTCTTATTCAGCAGCAGCCAACCTCATGGATGTGCAGACACCACTACGTGTGTTGGGTCCAGTTGATTTTGCAGACCACCTACGCAACCGATACCCAAGTCTG GTCAGGGATGAGTTAACATTCATGCTAAAGGAGCAGAATGCCAAGTGTCAGCGTGAAATCAACACGGCCCGAGTCAACATACAGGCAGACATGATCAAGTTTGTTGATAAACTCATGACATCACTTAGCAATAGGTGCATTTGCTGTTTTGCCCGTGGTTTTACTGACTGCccagcaagagcaatagcaattGAGACATCACCAG CGGACACAATGACGACTCCGGCTGGGCCAAAAATTCCAGGGGTCAGGCTAGACATGTCTGCATGCAAAG GAGACATGTCTAGAACCAGGGTTGCATCTGAGGTACTGCCAGATCAACAACAAGCAAAAAGGCCAAGACATGATGATGATTTGCCTGCAACACTGAAAGCGGGGATACTTCAGTTTGCAAGGCATACCATGCAGGAAATCAGCGAAAGATTTATTGATCTTCCGAATGATGGCAGGACAACTGTGTTTGGAGAAAGGACTGCTGGACTACCAGGACGGAAATATGTCCACGGGCCTGGTTTTCAGACAGACCCATGGATCAGGGGTGTTGTCCCGTGCCCACCTCAGCCTTATGTTTCTCAACTATTAGAAGAGTTCTTTGCTACTGCACCGCCAGAAGTTCTTTCCAGGTGTTCATATGAATCTTTACTCGCCCAGATATTCTTTTTGTTGATTCTGTATGTGGCTGAATAA